The DNA region CAGACACACAAAAAAAACACTTTGAAATATATATGGTCAAAAGCTCACAATACAACATTTCGTAGATATGAGCTGTATTGAGCAAAACAGCTGCATATTTACTTATAATGAAGGAAATAAGGATCGATAACAGAAAGAAGTTTGATAGGAACCAGCCAAAGCTGAAGAAAGAAAACACTGATTATATAGAAGTAACACCCAGGTTATCGAGAGAACCTGGACAAAAATTGTCACTTATTCATGTATTTGTCATTAGAAATTGAGTCTTAAAGTAAACTATAATTTGAAACTGATGTTTTCCATTAAGATCCATGGCACAAATGAAATTGAACTCAGAACTACATGCTAAAGATACTAAAACCCCTTTGACATCAACTTATACATGTTGACAGCAAGATGAAACGTAATTTATGTGAATCAAGCCAAGAGTGTAACCAATGACCAAGGTTGTGTTCAGTTCTAAATTGGTGGTATTCAAGAACTTCAGACTCTGGTCACTTGAGGAAAATAAAGTAACATACTGCAGATAAAATAGCCAAGCAAATTTAAAAGTTGGCAATGGCTTATGGAAGTCATTTATTCTGTTATCATCATCTAGTTTCATAATAAGGTAGCAGAATGTATTCAACACCAAGAGTACACCATACGTAATTGGCCAGATGTATTAAAGATTCAGCAAAGCACaaaaaaacaacacaaaatCAAAACTTGATAAAGCTTACAAGCATCATGAGTGCTTATTCTACCATCATTATCTATTTCAGGTAATTGCCAATGAAACACACATAATACCATAAAGTTATTAACTTATTATACATAATCATTTATATCATGTTTCATCCTAAACTACCTATCGTGATTCTCAACATGATTCTAAAAGGCTACCAGGAAGGCGGATGGCAAATACTCAGTGCTGTGCCCATTGAATATCCTTGATGTTGATACCTTCCTTGACCATTTCATAAAGCGGACTCATCTCCCTCAACTTCTCCACTTGATGAACCGTGAGCTGAATTGCCCTGTCGATTTCAGCCTCTGTAGTGAACCTCCCAATACCAAACCTAATGGAAGTGTGAGCCATGTCCTCTTCGACTCCCAATGCTCTCAACACATAAGAAGGCTCCAAACTAGCGCTAGTGCAGGCGCTACCACTGGAGACAGCAACCTCCTTCAACCCCATAAGCAAACTCTCCCCTTCAACATAGGCAAATGACAAATTCAGATTCCCAGCATAACGCCTTTCCATGCTCCCATTCACCACAACCCCATCAAGCTTCTCTCTAATCCCATTAAGCAACCGCTCTTGCAATGCAGAAATCCTCTTCTCATCATATTCCATCTCCTTCATAGCCACCTCGCACGCCGCACCCATCCCCACAACCAAAGGAGTAGGAATCGTCCCACTTCGAATCCCTCTCTCTTGCCCACCACCATTCATCTGAGGCTCCACGCGAATCCTCGGCCTCCTCCTAAGATACAATGCCCCAACCCCTTTAGGCCCATAAATCTTATGCCCGCTCAACGACATCAAACTCACATTCCACTTCTCCACATCAACAGGAACCTTCCCCAAAGCCTGAGCCGCATCGGTATGAAACGGAACATTGAACTCCTTGCAAATCCTCCCAATCTCCTCCATCGGTTGAAACACCCCAATCTCGTTATTCACCGCCATCACCGAAACAAGCCCAGTATCAGGCCTAATCGCCGCCCTAAGCTTCTCCAAATCAACCAACCCATCAGACTCAACCGGAAGATAGGTAACATCAAAACCCTCCTGCTGAAGATGGCGGCATGAATCCAAAACGCACTTGTGCTCAGTCTGGGTCGTTATCACGTGCCGCTTCTTCTCCTTGTAGAAATGCAACACACCCTTTATCGAGATGTTGTTGGACTCGGTGGCGCCGGAGGTAAACACTATTTCCTTGGGGGAAGCGCCAATTAGAGACGCCACCTGAGCGCGAGCGTTCTCGACGGCTTCATCGGATTCCCAGCCATAGAAGTGGGTGCGAGAGTGAGGGTTTCCATAGCGGGAGATATAGAAGGGGAGCATCGCGTCGAGGACTCGAGGGTCCACCGGTGATGTGGCTTGCACGTCGAGGTAGAGGGGTCTTCCGGCGATTTTGACTCCCTTCATCGTCAGGCCAGCCGATTCGTCATGGTGTTGTTGGGGCTCTGCCGCTGCTGCTGCCGCCGTGGAGAGAAAGTGTCGGCGGAGGAGTTGGGTGGGTTTTGTGAGGTGGTGACGGAGGGTGGAAGCAAGTAGCTTAGAGGTCATTGGATCGTTGAGATTAGTCCCACACTTTCCTTATCGGATTGGCGAAgtgagaaagaggaagatgagaaAGACCTAATTTATGTTTGTTGGGGTTTTGAAGAGAGATAGGAACagaacaaatatatatatttcccCACTTTTGGGGAATCACTCGTGTCATCACATTGTCCAAAGTTAAACCGTCTCTCTCTTAACATTAATTGATAAGTTTATTTATACTAATTTTTAGTTAGAAATTGTAAGTTGTTTAACTAGTTGATTTGGGTAATAGTTTTTTGATACAATTAGGATAGGATGGGTGAACTTATGTAAGGTGCTCGTGTTggacatatttttctttttctcttaaacACACTCAAGCAGTTGGTTCGGTGAAACTTGACAGAGTTCAAATTTTGATGCCTCACAACCCTTAAAAAATTAtgtgtttaatttttattgctAATGTAAGAGTTGTTTTAGTGGATGATAAGTAAATACCTTTGTAAATCGCTTATAGTTTTTAATGCATGTCTTGACACGTGGTAGTGTTCaaaggaaaattcaccaaaactTTACACCAACAAAATATTTAATCTAGTTGAAGTGTTTGATAGTTGAACTACAATAATAAAATATGTGTGTTCATTTCTATattggcttaaataagtttttgctCCCGGTACTTTACCTCATTTTTTATATTGGTCCCTCACCGGAGTAAATGTGGAGAATCGTctctaacctttgccaaaacgattggttttggtccctctgAAAATTTGGGTCAACGTCGGAGGGACCAAAGCTAAAAATGAGGTAAAGGACCGGgcccaaaaacttatttaagccttttaaatTTAATGCTTTGACCAATGAGGCCCGCCCTTCGCATGGTGCGTGCCACTCGCATCAGATCCGGTGACAGTTGCATTGGTGATTCGTTGAACTCCTTTATATGAAGGTTGAGTTAAGCTAAATTCTGATGGTGCTTACCCTTCATCTTCAAACGTGGCAGCAGAGCATAATTTTGGAGAAACATCCGCATTGGATAATAAATTCAATCGAGGTAGAAACTCCTACACCAATTTTCTGACAGATAAATACTAAAAAACCAGGTCAAGTTTCTAATGTTGAACACAATTTTCTTAACATTGTTGCGACTTTTGATAGCGATGGATGAGAATGCAATACCGATAGCAGAACCACTTGATGGATATTAGTACTGAGCTTTTATGATAAACACATAATGGCTGAGTTATTTATTTAAGCCTAGTGAAAGGTATCTGCTCTAATCTGACAAGTTAAAGTTTTCTCTCACGCATTAGGTTTCGTTCAAGAACACAAAAACATGATTTTTCCATTGTACCAGTAAAAAAAAGGTAGAGGTGCAAAaatgttattaaaaaaaatttaatttgtaaTTTTCCTTTAATatgccatttttttctaatttctgtttatattattcaaataaaaactaGTAAGTATTTGCATTTCACAATTATTtttagggttaatcctctacttggtccctgtggttgtgtggccgtctgaaattagtccctccccataaaatctgaaaatctaagtcctcgtgtttggaaagtgtgtggagcaggtcctcgccggagctcggaactccggcgagtgatgattagGCTTGCTGACTAGATTTGTGAGGCTGACGTggcaattaaaaaaatataaaaaaaaatgacaaatccaaattatttatttaacatACCATAATTAACCCTCGTTAATCTAGTCATAAACAAATCCCcccaaataattaaatttcCCAAACATGATCAACCAACCcagaatcaacaacaaaaatccAGAAAATCAacccttcttcttcaccttcaACAAACCCAGCCACCATGAAACCCATTCATTAGAAAATTTCATCTCCACCTTCAACAAATCCAGAAAATCAAataatcatcttcttcttcattgcaCCCACGCTCAACAATGAAACCCACATCCTCAACAATGAAACCCACATCAACAGGATAAACCCCAATTCCCCTAAATTCCCAATTGTTCTTCTCCTGTTTTTCCTCTAGTCATCTAAATTCACTTCAGAAACCCAAACATATCTGGGAGCCATCAACACACCACTGTCGACCCGTTCTGTTGGTTTCAAGTCTCACGTGGTGGTGTCCGGCGAGTGTGCGGTGCTGGGTCGACTCGGAAACGTTTTCCCTCTTTCCCTCAAATCCGAAGCTCCAAATCACCATAAACAACCCAAAAAACCTTCTAAAACCCACTTCGAAGCTTCCAGAATCGATGATGATTACTCAAGCGAAGACGAATCGTCGAAATCCGATGATGATAGCTTCGCTGCTCCTGTTGCAGATGCCTCAGCATCGGTCCCGGCTTCTGCCGTTGCCGATGAGGGAGGAGAAGCGATGGTGTCCCTCACATATCTGCTAGGGTTTTCGATTTACCATGGAGATGTTGGTTGTTGGGGTTTTCGATTCAGATCTGGTTGCAGGTGGGTGTTGGGGTTTTGGTTAGCGGTGGGGTTGGGGTTCTGATTACAGGTGGGGAttgaggtggaggtggaggtggaggttgcAGGGGGTGGTGGGGTAGGGCCTTGGGATTCTGGTTgcagtagaagaagaagaagatgaatgaggaggaggagatgaaGGAGTTGGATATGTTGTGATGAATTTCTGGATGGATATGGTGATGAAAGCTAGATTGTGAGCCCTTTTTCGCCtctgaatgagagaaaaaagaagaaagggtTTGGATTTTTGCGGAAGAAGAAGGGTTTGGGGTTAATTTGGGggggatttgggtttgttaattagattagggttAGATAATTAATTAGGTTTAATTTTAGTTAGTTAGATTAATAAAACTGACAtgtaattatgttttattttttgttttattttttaattgccACGTCAGCCTCATTAATCTAGTCAACATGCTTATTCATCCTctgggctccggcgaggacctgctccacacacTTTTCAAACGCGAGAACTTAGATTTTCAGATTTTCCGGGGAGgaactaatttcagacggccacccaatcacagggaccaagtagaggattgactcttatttttaattgataattTATAAATGAGGAATGCTAATGCACACCCACTCTTTTTTTAGAAGGAGTGCATTAGCAACACACACCTTTTTCTTTGGACAAAAAGCCCAGCTTTCACTTTTTAAATTAAGTCACTTGATAAGAATACTAAAGTAATTTTCCAATCTACACTCCCTCTCAAATTCAGACTTTGTACATAAGCTTCATCActctctctcccactcaacCTTTTGTGATCtgtactctttctctctctcttagccTCTAATTCCTTCCATTGCAGCACACAACCTCCATCACGTCTTCTCTCTCTTAGACTCTAATTCCTTCCATTGCAGCACCACAACCTCCATCACTTCTTTCATCTCTGTCAATCCCTCTCCTCTAATTTGGGTTTGTACCCGTTTGGAAAATTCGGGCATTTGGTATTTACCAGTTAAATGCGACCATAATGAGACTGGTAATGATGTCAATTTGCTTTCCAAAATCTGTATTTAGTGTCTGTTAGAGACTAAAGGAGGAATAGGAGAAAAAAAAGCTTCATATTGTTATATGACTATCTTCAACCTTTCATATAAGCACATAACTAGTTGTGGAGTCTCTTCCTATAAGTTCAGTGATGTTGTATTATCCAACAGTGTTGTGGAACCAGGGCATGTATCAAAGTCATTAAATGCGTGAGCCAGAGATATGGAGCTTTCAaccaacattattttttttttgtcaaacagAAGTGTTTCATATAATCAAGACAACACCTTAAGTTGCCAACAGAACACTAGATTGTTTATTCCAATTTTATTTCTTATTCACATCCTATTACTATCCTAATAACCAAATTGCAcatccttcatcttctttccCACCATAAACAATTAGTTACTATTTGAAAGAAATTAAAGTTGTATTAAGGATGGAAGTCTCCGTTAAGGGTAAATACCAAATGCCCAAATTTTCCAAACGAGTACAAACCCAAATTAGAGGAGAGGGATTGACAGAGATGAAGAAGTGATGGAGGTTGTGGTCATGCAATGGAAGGAATTAGAGTCTAAGAGAGAGAAGACGTGATGGAGGTTGTGTGCAGCAATGGAAGGAATTAGAgtctaagagagagagaaagagtacaTATCACAAAAGgttgagtgggagagagagAATGATAGAGCTTATGTACATGTCTGAATTGGAGAGGGAGTGTAGATTGAAAAATTACTTTAGTATCCTTATCAAGTGACTTAATTTAAAAAGTGATAGATGAGCtttttgtccaaaaaaaaaggtGTATGTTGCTAATGCACTCCTTCTAAAAAAAGAGTAGGTGTGCATTAGCATTCCcctttataaatatatataagtttttttagtattggttgtttttttttgtgacaAATTGGTTGGTGAAAGGCCCGGAAAGTTAAAGTTGGGCTATTTCTAACACGGGCCGAGCTCATCGCGGTGGCATTTTCGTGGTTTTCTAATACCCAAAGGTTATTTATCGAGGGTTTTGAAGGTATAGATATTAGCGCATATTGGATTCTAGGGTTTCATCCCGGAAGAAGAATCAGGAGCATCAGCAGCTGCAGGCAACATGGTTCTCAAGTGAGTTTCCTCCGATTTCAGAATTCTTGCTTTCCTtcaaaatcaatcaaatcatcatTATCATTTTCATGTTTCTGTGGATTCAAATTTGATTTTCACGTAATGCTGTTTGTTCAAACCAACCAATTGCGCTTTGATTTTCATTTAATGTCGTTTCGCCCTTCTCATGGAACAATTGATTTTAGATCAtgtaattatattttttgaaattattgttaATGTGTTGATGCATTTTGCTTGAAATGATGAAttgtattttttgaaattactgTGTTATTGAGTGTGTTGATGTATTTTGATTGAAATGAGGAATTGTATTTTCTAATGATGTTATCTGCAATCAGCGTGTCTTCTCACTGGTATATTGTCTTTGATGTGTTAGGACCGAGCTTTGCCGGTTCAGTGGGGCGAAGATCTACCCTGGAAGAGGCATAAGATTTATTCGAAGCGATTCTCAGGTGACACAAATGTGGCATGCATTGAATTATAGTGTTGGCTCATGAAATGTAATGTAATGTTTGCCATGGTGTTTAATGGTTGCTTATGTGTATGTGTGTTtctgtttgttgtttgatcaGGTCTTCCTGTTTGTCAACTCGAAATGCAAAAGGTATTTCCACAACAGGTTGAAGCCGTCGAAGCTCACCTGGACTGCCATGTTTAGGAAGCAACACAAGAAGGTGACGGCTTGATTGAAATTATTTATGTGTGACATAGGCAGTGTTAACGGTTGCTTGTGgttttgtttatattttgattGTACATGTactgattttttattattgtaCTTGTGATGTGCAGGACATTGCCCAAGAGGCTGCGAGGAAGAAGCGTCGCTCTACCAAAAAGCCTTACTCCAGGTCAATTGTTGGTGCTACATTGGAAGTTATTCAGAAAAGGAGAACTGAAAAGCCTGAGGTTCGAGATGCTGCTAGAGAAGCCGCTCTTCGGTgtgttttcctttttatttcttCCTTGTTCTGTATTCTTTATTCATCTGTTATCAAGAACATATATAACGTTGTCATTGCTTACATGAATCATCTCTGTTTTTAAGTGGTTAGCATTCTCACAAAATAAAGTTGCATTGTTTTTCAGGGAAATTAAAGAGAGAGTCAAGAAAACAAAGGATGAGAAGAGGGCAAAGAAGGCAGAAGTTCAGACAAAGGCACAAAAGTCACAAGGCAAAGGCGGCAAGGTTGCTGCACCCAAGGGTCCTAAGCTTGGTGGTGGAGGCGGGAAGCGCTGAGTTCCTAGTTTTGTGGCAGCACTTAAACAGAGCTGTCTTGAAAGTTTTGTACTGATATTATTTCTGCTTGATCAATCTTTTATTTTACCCTTTATTTTATTTGGAGCTTAGAGTACTAGTTATTCATGGATTTTGCCTGCGGAGCCAATTTAAAGTTTATACAAGCTCGCTTATATGCTTCTTGCCATTGTATTATCAAGTTGTCATTCTATGGTGTGCTCTGATAATGTCTCAAGTGCAGTGGGTTTTAACGAAATGGATCATAACACAACATGTGATAAACTGAAATTGATAGGAGAAAGATTGGATGAGCGTAATAGCACTTAGGGTGTCATGTGGTTGTCCAAATGTCACTTAACATGTCAAATTAGCGGTGTCATGTGGTCCAAATGTCACTTAACATGTCAAATTAGCTATTATGTTTACCTTCACTAACATTTGGGTAGTCAAGATTAATGTCATTGGCGTTTTTCACTTGAGCCCCCTTCAACTTTCAGGgattaatttgtttatttaCTAAGATAAAGTATATGgcttagcaaaaaaaaaactaagataaAGTATACAAACGTGAGCCCCGTCTATTTTCAGGgattaatttgtttatttaCTAAGATAAAGTATTGTCAACTATCTATTGCCCTCTATAGTTATTGGTATTGTTCTACCTCTTCCTGTAtagtgaaataaaataaaaataggcgAGATGTGAAGTATGATTTGttaagaaaagaagagagatgtGAAGAAAAAATTGGTGAAATGAGATTAAGCATAATGTGTGAATATATATGGGTGTGGAAACTCAAAAAGGGCGATTTGAAGATGTTTTTGGCACGAGTAAACACACTTCGCTTAAAGGCTCCAAGCTTGGGGCTTGTGGACTTAAAGGGATACCTAAGATTGAGTCTTCTTAATGTTGAGGGATGTTTGTGCGCATATCACAAAATTTAAGTTTGTTCTTCGAGTGTGGGcgaaatcaaaatcaaacccATCGAGTGAGCTTTTCAATCAGATTCACGAGGCCCAAATTGGGCGATGTAATATATATGAGCAAATCTCTTAATGGCGAAAATGTGGCTTAAAACCACTTGGGATATTTTGTAATTTTGATAGGTTGCAACGCACACCCCCTATGTATCTACGTGGATGGGGGCGACTACTCGTGAAGATTAGGGTTCAGCTTGTTTACAAAGGGGTCTTGTTGAAATGAGACATGAGGTTTACTTTGAATACAGAATAAACATCGAGTCTTGAATTCTCTCTTAGGTTCTAAACTTGGTCTCTTTTAGGTTCCTTGCgagaaaaatatcaaaattttaatttaaactaGTCTTGATTGGTAGACCACAAACACAAAATAACTAACGTtcataa from Lotus japonicus ecotype B-129 chromosome 2, LjGifu_v1.2 includes:
- the LOC130740945 gene encoding cysteine desulfurase, mitochondrial — translated: MTSKLLASTLRHHLTKPTQLLRRHFLSTAAAAAAEPQQHHDESAGLTMKGVKIAGRPLYLDVQATSPVDPRVLDAMLPFYISRYGNPHSRTHFYGWESDEAVENARAQVASLIGASPKEIVFTSGATESNNISIKGVLHFYKEKKRHVITTQTEHKCVLDSCRHLQQEGFDVTYLPVESDGLVDLEKLRAAIRPDTGLVSVMAVNNEIGVFQPMEEIGRICKEFNVPFHTDAAQALGKVPVDVEKWNVSLMSLSGHKIYGPKGVGALYLRRRPRIRVEPQMNGGGQERGIRSGTIPTPLVVGMGAACEVAMKEMEYDEKRISALQERLLNGIREKLDGVVVNGSMERRYAGNLNLSFAYVEGESLLMGLKEVAVSSGSACTSASLEPSYVLRALGVEEDMAHTSIRFGIGRFTTEAEIDRAIQLTVHQVEKLREMSPLYEMVKEGINIKDIQWAQH
- the LOC130740946 gene encoding 60S ribosomal protein L24-like, producing MVLKTELCRFSGAKIYPGRGIRFIRSDSQVFLFVNSKCKRYFHNRLKPSKLTWTAMFRKQHKKDIAQEAARKKRRSTKKPYSRSIVGATLEVIQKRRTEKPEVRDAAREAALREIKERVKKTKDEKRAKKAEVQTKAQKSQGKGGKVAAPKGPKLGGGGGKR